The genomic DNA GAGCAAAAAAAGGGTAAAGGGAGAGACAGAAGGTATAGAGAGAAAGAGGAGgaaaatttttggtgaagaaacgGGCGATTCTTTGAATTCTCTTCCTCTTCtgcatttaaattttaatctaaCATCGATCATTTCTGTGTTACTTGGTCAAGAAATCAAGGGTTTCATCGCAGAAGTTCTTCAGGAGTAAGTTTTGGCCATCTGAATCATCTGATCTGATCATATATATGAGAATGAAACTTTTCTGGCTTATGGTTTTCTTCTTCATATTCCTGTGCCATTTGGGTACTCTCTCTTAATCTATTCCTTTTAGTCATTTTCATGTCTTAACAATTTATCCGTCactaaaaataacaattctttAGCGACGGCGGAGGAGGAGGCTAAAAAGGTGCAACTGCCGGAGAAAGTGGAGGCGACAGTTCCACTTCCTACCATGTCCCCTCCGGAGGGTAACACCACGTTTCTGGACGGCACAACATGGTGTGTCGCCCAATCAACAGTGTCCCAAGCAGACCTACAGAATGCCCTTGATTGGGCATGTGGGCTTGGGATGACTGATTGCAGCCCTATTCAGAA from Impatiens glandulifera chromosome 9, dImpGla2.1, whole genome shotgun sequence includes the following:
- the LOC124916775 gene encoding glucan endo-1,3-beta-glucosidase 12, which translates into the protein MRMKLFWLMVFFFIFLCHLATAEEEAKKVQLPEKVEATVPLPTMSPPEGNTTFLDGTTWCVAQSTVSQADLQNALDWACGLGMTDCSPIQNNGPCFEPDTLVSHASYAFNNYYQQNGNSEIACNFGGTAVLTRRNPSYGKCQYVMSGPPKSSGHTMQPSAWVWSRFILGLLLLFVCTKR